A genomic window from Glycine soja cultivar W05 chromosome 10, ASM419377v2, whole genome shotgun sequence includes:
- the LOC114372299 gene encoding formate--tetrahydrofolate ligase-like isoform X1, translating into MEVVIVAIAATLGNLLMGWDSSTIADKMMSSTTVRKLQVVSPVPADIDIANSVEPVHISQIAKDLNLSPNHYDLYGKYKAKVLLSVLDELQGSEDGYYVVVGGITPTPLGEGKSTTTVGLCQALGAFLDKKVVTCLRQPSQGPTFGIKGGAAGGGYSQVIPMDEFNLHLTGDIHAITAANNLLAAAIDTRIFHESTQSDKALFNRLCPPNKEGKRSFSDVMFRRLTKLGISKTNPDDLTPEEVNKFARLDIDPNSITWRRVMDINDRFLRKIAIGQGLDEKGMVRETGFDISVASEIVAVLALTTSLADMRERLGKMVIGNTRESHFTFCFMLDLITEMAQETTRALRTGYILVYIYIWKHQHI; encoded by the exons ATGGAGGTTGTGATTGTTGCAATTGCTGCTACACTTGGAAATCTTCTGATGGGATGGGATAGTTCAACTATTGCAG ACAAAATGATGTCCTCAACTACAGTGAGGAAGTTGCAGGTGGTGTCCCCTGTTCCTGCGGACATAGACATTGCAAACTCCGTTGAACCCGTTCATATCTCCCAGATTGCCAAAGACCTCAACCTTAGTCCCAATCACTATGACCTTTACGGTAAATACAAGGCCAAG GTTTTGTTGTCGGTTCTTGATGAGCTTCAAGGATCAGAAGATGGGTATTATGTTGTGGTCGGAGGCATTACTCCGACTCCTCTCGGGGAAGGCAAATCTACTACTACAGTGGGGCTCTGTCAAGCTTTAGGTGCTTTTCTTGATAAAAAG GTAGTCACCTGCCTTCGTCAACCATCGCAAGGACCTACTTTTGGAATTAAAGGAGGTGCAGCTGGTGGTGGCTATAGCCAAGTTATTCCCATGGATGAATTCAATCTTCATCTAACAGGAGATATTCATGCAATAACTGCAGCAAACAATCTTCTAGCTGCTGCAATTGATACCCGAATTTTCCATGAGTCAACACAGTCAGATAAGGCTCTTTTTAACCGGTTGTGCCCTCCAAATAAAGAAGGGAAAAGGAGCTTTAGTGATGTTATGTTCAGGCGTCTTACGAAGCTTGGCATTTCAAAGACCAATCCAGATGATCTTACACCAGAAGAAGTAAATAAATTTGCTAGGCTTGATATTGACCCAAATTCTATCACATGGAGGAGAGTAATGGACATCAATGATCGATTCTTGAGAAAAATTGCTATTGGCCAGGGACTTGACGAGAAAGGAATGGTGAGAGAAACAGGCTTTGATATTTCAGTTGCTAGTGAGATTGTGGCTGTTTTGGCACTGACAACATCCTTAGCTGATATGCGAGAGAGGCTTGGGAAAATGGTTATTGGGAATACGCGAGAGAGCCATTTCACATTCTGTTTTATGTTAGATCTCATTACTGAAATGGCTCAAGAAACGACCCGTGCGTTACGCACGGGTTACAtcctagtatatatatatatatggaagcaccaacatatttaa
- the LOC114372299 gene encoding formate--tetrahydrofolate ligase-like isoform X2, translating to MIWEHETEMNIPPLDKMMSSTTVRKLQVVSPVPADIDIANSVEPVHISQIAKDLNLSPNHYDLYGKYKAKVLLSVLDELQGSEDGYYVVVGGITPTPLGEGKSTTTVGLCQALGAFLDKKVVTCLRQPSQGPTFGIKGGAAGGGYSQVIPMDEFNLHLTGDIHAITAANNLLAAAIDTRIFHESTQSDKALFNRLCPPNKEGKRSFSDVMFRRLTKLGISKTNPDDLTPEEVNKFARLDIDPNSITWRRVMDINDRFLRKIAIGQGLDEKGMVRETGFDISVASEIVAVLALTTSLADMRERLGKMVIGNTRESHFTFCFMLDLITEMAQETTRALRTGYILVYIYIWKHQHI from the exons ATGATTTGGGAACATGAAACTGAAATGAACATCCCTCCATTAGACAAAATGATGTCCTCAACTACAGTGAGGAAGTTGCAGGTGGTGTCCCCTGTTCCTGCGGACATAGACATTGCAAACTCCGTTGAACCCGTTCATATCTCCCAGATTGCCAAAGACCTCAACCTTAGTCCCAATCACTATGACCTTTACGGTAAATACAAGGCCAAG GTTTTGTTGTCGGTTCTTGATGAGCTTCAAGGATCAGAAGATGGGTATTATGTTGTGGTCGGAGGCATTACTCCGACTCCTCTCGGGGAAGGCAAATCTACTACTACAGTGGGGCTCTGTCAAGCTTTAGGTGCTTTTCTTGATAAAAAG GTAGTCACCTGCCTTCGTCAACCATCGCAAGGACCTACTTTTGGAATTAAAGGAGGTGCAGCTGGTGGTGGCTATAGCCAAGTTATTCCCATGGATGAATTCAATCTTCATCTAACAGGAGATATTCATGCAATAACTGCAGCAAACAATCTTCTAGCTGCTGCAATTGATACCCGAATTTTCCATGAGTCAACACAGTCAGATAAGGCTCTTTTTAACCGGTTGTGCCCTCCAAATAAAGAAGGGAAAAGGAGCTTTAGTGATGTTATGTTCAGGCGTCTTACGAAGCTTGGCATTTCAAAGACCAATCCAGATGATCTTACACCAGAAGAAGTAAATAAATTTGCTAGGCTTGATATTGACCCAAATTCTATCACATGGAGGAGAGTAATGGACATCAATGATCGATTCTTGAGAAAAATTGCTATTGGCCAGGGACTTGACGAGAAAGGAATGGTGAGAGAAACAGGCTTTGATATTTCAGTTGCTAGTGAGATTGTGGCTGTTTTGGCACTGACAACATCCTTAGCTGATATGCGAGAGAGGCTTGGGAAAATGGTTATTGGGAATACGCGAGAGAGCCATTTCACATTCTGTTTTATGTTAGATCTCATTACTGAAATGGCTCAAGAAACGACCCGTGCGTTACGCACGGGTTACAtcctagtatatatatatatatggaagcaccaacatatttaa